One stretch of Arachis duranensis cultivar V14167 chromosome 1, aradu.V14167.gnm2.J7QH, whole genome shotgun sequence DNA includes these proteins:
- the LOC107483169 gene encoding uncharacterized protein LOC107483169, which translates to MHPTIPPNNNTVNTLKIPHPHLHNSDLSSNLVRLEAAMAQLTRTISIISKRQIQADKKMDAIQEEARSNIWNQGAAISKLEAQLGSRSKEIPMPTHTFPSDTIANLRGECKAITLRSGKVIDEAFSSHNEQEEDAASGSKSKKEEETPEPLINHYFMGYLPPPLKQVLKPYVPNAPYPQRLKKDGKHSQFSRFFEIFKKLQINIPFTEALEQMPLYTKFLKELMIRKRIWGEKETVVLTEEYTIIQKKLRQKLNDPGSFQIPCIIGDISIEKALCDLRDSINLMSLAMMKRMRIEEAKPTRMALQLADRTFKFPHGVVEDLLVKVEEFIFLADFVVLDMEAKANTSIILGRPFLATAGAIIDVQKGELVLRLHKEKMVFNVFKAMNYPKESIGECMMVDTIENLVQGVLEEEQCKEIKEQDRQGSCGELPLETMDESIMMDKTSKMEVEAPKLELKTLPPSLKYAYLGDNNTYPVIINSSLNEEQEEE; encoded by the exons ATGCACCCTACCATTCCACCCAACAACAATACAGTAAACACCCTCAAGATACCTCACCCCCATTTACACAACAGTGATCTCAGCAGCAATCTTGTAAGATTAGAAGCTGCTATGGCACAACTAACAAGGACTATCTCCATAATATCAAAGAGACAAATACAAGCTGACAAGAAGATGGATGCAATCCAAGAGGAGGCCAGATCCAACATATGGAATCAAGGTGCAGCAATCTCGAAATTGGAAGCACAACTAGGAAGCCGGTCCAAGGAAATACCAATGCCCACACATACATTCCCTAGTGATACCATTGCCAACCTAAGAggggagtgcaaggccatcacactAAGGAGTGGAAAGGTGATAGATGAAGCATTCTCAAGCCACAATGAGCAAGAAGAAGATGCTGCCAGTGGGTCAAAaagcaagaaggaagaagagacaCCTGAgccactgataaaccactattttatgggtTATCTt CCACCCCCACTAAAACAAGTCCTCAAGCCTTATGTGCCTAATGCACCCTATCCACAAAGGTTGAAGAAGGATGGGAAGCACAGCCAATTCTCTAGGTTTTTCGAGATCTTcaagaagcttcaaatcaacATCCCCTTTACTGAAGCATTAGAGCAAATGCCGCTCTATACCAAattcttaaaggagctcatgATAAGGAAGAGGATTTGGGGAGAAAAAGAGACTGTAGTGCTCACTGAAGAGTACACCATAATACAAAAGAAGCTCCGCCAGAAATTGAATGACCCTGGGAGCTTCCAAATCCCCTGTATCATTGGGGATATAAGCATTGAGAAGGCACTATGTGATCTAAGAGACAGCATCAACCTTATGTCCTTGGCAATGATGAAAAGGATGAGGATTGAAGAAGCAAAACCTACAAGAATGGCTCTTCAATTAGCTGACAGAACTTTCAAATTTCCCCATGGTGTGGTGGAGGATTTGTTGGTAAAAGTGGAAGAGTTCATCTTCCTAGCTGATTTTGTTGTGCTTGATATGGAAGCAAAGGCCAACACATCAATCATCCTCGGAAGGCCATTCCTagctactgctggagccataattgatgttcaaaaaggggagCTAGTCTTGAGATTACATAAAGAGAAGATGGTCTTCAATGTCTTTAAGGCAATGAACTACCCCAAGGAATCCATTGGTGAATGCATGATGGTGGATACAATTGAAAATCTAGTTCAAGGAGTCCTAGAGGAAGAACAATGTAAAGAAATCAAAGAGCAAGATCGACAAGGCTCATGTGGTGAGCTACCACTGGAGACTATGGACGAATCAATCATGATGGACAAGACAAGTAAAATGGAAGTGGAGGCACCAAAGTTGGAGCTGAAAACTCTGCCTCCAAGCTTGAAATATGCTTACTTGGGTGACAACAACACAtacccagtgatcatcaattcaAGCTTGAAtgaggaacaagaagaggagtga